The genomic region TCAACTCGGACAAAGCCAGGTGTGATCTTTGACAAATGCAGAAGAATTAATCTCCCTCGTGCCTCTGTTGATAGTTACTGTGGACAGCATATGTGTCTTGCCTGTCTTCTGGATTTGAAACTTGCACATTGTTGCCAATTTGGAAGTTTCCAGGTCCCAATACATAGGCTTTGCTTAAGTGTATTCAAGTTTTGTTGTTTAGTGTTACCAAaggccaattccatgaccattTTAAATTCACATAGGTTTTCTTTGGATGATCGGTTAGGTGCTTAATCCTAATTGGGTCTGGAGCTGCCTTTTTAATTCTGTTCACAACACAAACAACAGGAGGGTCCTGTCCCATATGTAGTGCTCCGAAGTGCTACAGTAATATCcatgtattattaaaaataataaattaatgaaGTAGACCAGGCAAAATAACTTCTCTCTTGCAGAAGAGACCAATATAGTGAAAGAGACATAAGAGATGAGTAACCACAACAACCTAAAGGGAACCAGAAAATGCAATTACGTAGGTAGGAGCAAAAACATCAGAGATGGAACAGGGAACTCTTGTGTACCTAAGGAAATGGTTATGAAGAATAGAGTGGCTCACAGTATTGGGATCTGCACCAAGGTCAAAGAGAACAAGGGAAAAGGGCTTTTATTAGCAAAAGAGAGACTATCAACTTGACAATAGAAAGTGATTCCTGTGTTATCTCAAGGGTAATTTACAGACACACAGTAAAAGATATTGTTTTTTGAGCTTACTATGGAGACACTATGGAAAGGTTTTCATTGTAGAAAGATAGTTGGCAGTAGCAGGCTTTTTAGAAACACACTACAGATTCTGGCAGAGTAACAGAAATATGGATGGAATAAATACTATGGGATGCAGTACTGGCAGATGAAAGCAAACTAAGTGAAAAGGGCAAGGAAACTTATTTTGAGAAAGTGTAGTGATGTAATGGGCTAAGAGGATGGCGAAGAATaagaagagggaaagaacaaaTGGGGCTGTCAAATTGGAGAAAGGCAACACATTAGTTAAGAATTTGTACCAGATGATGCCTGCAGTTTGGAGCAATGTATACTTCTCTGTCTCATTTTACAAAGATGGATCTAATTGTCTATTGAAATACAGAATAGCTTCCACTCAGAACAGAGTGTTGTCTTCAGCACAAGCTTGAACTGATCAGGGAACAAACAAGCTGACTTACCAGATTTTCCTGTCTAAATATTATGAGCCCAACTCATCTCAAAGTAAGCAAGCATgctaaaaatgtttaaacaagAACTACATTTGGTTAATGCATCTAGGAGCAATTGTCACTATCCAAACACCCTTCATCCTCTATAATATTATGCGAGCAGATAGCTTTCCCAATTTCCTTCAAAACACCATCTAGGAAGCTGTAATAGGGTCAAAATACACCCCTTTCTGGGTTTATTAACAACATGACATAAAAGACATGTATTCCAGGCTTGGCTGTCATGAGTGTTTCTTTAAGGGTAAAGCTACCACCACTGAAGTATTTAATTTGTGGTTCCTGTCCTTTGAACTATCCAGGCTAGTGAGACAGTATGTGAAGAGGATAAGCTCTTTGGGAACACTAGAGTCTTTGTTTTGCAAGGATTATGATATTTTTCATGGAGTGATAGGGGCATATGTGAATTCTGCAGTTCTCTGCCATTGCTTTGGATCTTATGGAGTTTTGCAACACCAGGCcaaagcaggcagctgccaggttTGCCTGAAGTGTTGTGCAAGCCATACCAGAAAGCCTTGGCTCTAGAAGAGCAAAACCTAAAGCCCCTTGATTTTCCTTCCGTATAGGGATGAATCAGCAGGCTCTTTCTCTCCAGCCAAGTCATGTTTGCTTCTGTTACGCCCAGGATGCAACTAATGAGCCCCCAGCAGCATTGAGTCAGCAAGAGTTGCTCTCTTAGCAGGGGCAGCAGGAAGAGTTCATTGAGGACTGTTATGAGCTTAAGCAACTTTGTAGTATATAAATGACCTGTCTCTTCCCTAAACTCAGTATATGACAAGGATTTGAATCTGGGGAAATGGGTAATCTAAGGAAAGGAAATAGTCTCCTATGCAGCCCAGTCTCCCTTATCACATTGTGTTTTTCTCTACATGATAACATACCTGGGAAATTTTAATTCTTAGGTAAAGGCTATAGGGTAGACatgaattttaaacaaacagcaGTTCCATCATGATCTGGGGGCCCTTTACCGTCATTCATAGAGCAGAAATCTGATGTCAGCACCAGTATGCATAATGGCAATATTCATTTCCTCACATGGGTATTACGTTTTAGATAGTTTTGTGCTTCTTGTGACAGTTATCTTGCCTGTATTCAGAGTTATAGCATCCAAGCTCTTATGGCACGTGATAGTAACAGAACTGAGGGAAAATAAGATTCTCtaagatgaaacaaaaatcttttatgtttttggttttgcaggagATCCAGCTGTGGGGAAGACTGCTTTAGCCCAGATGTTCCGAAATGATGGGGCTCATTTTCAGAAGAACTACACACTGGTAAGCATACAACAGGCTCAAACTGCTATTCAACATTTTTCTAAGTTGCATTAGAAAACTAAGAAGGTctagaacaaaataaataatatgatTCTAAGTTGAGGCATTCAAGGTGGGGTCTTAcagggttttctttctcttacacCCTAGATTGTGAAGAGAAACCATTTAATATTCTGTAAGTCTTTACACTATGTGGGTGCTGGTTTTGAAACTTAATGCAGAGTAATTTagttaattttataattttcctGCAGAACCAATGTTTTCACAAGCTTTTGTGGTGTTAGAGAGCTTCCCCCTTTAGGAAAAAGCATTGATGAAGGAGAAAGCTTTTAATTCCATCTATTAAATGTGCATGTGGACAGTGCGCTTATCACTATGCAAACATGAAGATGTGCTGCACAGCCCCAAGATAATTATAATCTACAGAAACTGTTCCCAGATGAAGAGGATACAGTTTGCAGTCTTTCAGTGTGAGAATCAATGGTGATGACTAATCAGAAgcaggataaaaataaaagtaaatataagtaaagtaaaaaaagggaaatatgagtgaggagaaaaaacccctaaaataTGTTTATTCATTGAAATAAAGATGGAAACCAGGAGTTAAGGATAGAAAtagagcaaacaaacaagctACAAAGCAGAATGAGATAAAAGGTGAAAGAGGCACAAATAACCTCAGTCCCATATGTTAGCTGGTCACATGGTTGGTGCAAAATGTTCTAAGGTGTGCTTTAGAGCAGCAATGTGATAGTGAAGGTAGCCCTGCAGATTTCAGCTAATACCCTTAGTTGTATATAAGCAAATCTCTGGACATTggttcttctctgtctttttcccTCATCAGAGCAAATCTACGTGGCTTTGACATGTAGGTGGGTGTATGTTACCACAGCTATGAGGAGTTCCCAGCAGTCTATGTTTGATGGGATTGTAATGATTCACAAGAATTGCCTCAATCCTATGCATAGTTGGTATGCAGTCGGACAGGCTCTTAAAAACTCTTCTGATCCTTGTTTTCTTGATTCTTCTTGACAGACAACGGGCATAGAACTGTTGGTGAAGGCTGTATCAGTTCCAGAGACAAGTGATAGTGTGGTGAGTTTTTCTGTGACATAAATTGGGTCAGAAAGAGACATCCAGAGCTCAAACCTCACTTCAGTCTCATTCTGGTGGAAGATCACTCTGCATGTTCGTAAGGCCATTAAGTTGCATTAAGGAAATGAGGCTGATCATGTACAATTGCTGATATTCCAGGGttagtttaatattaaaaatgtaagttttatATACTTGTATCCAACATAATATTTTAAACCAAAGCTGTTGCCAGCTTTGTTAGGATTCTGTTCTGTCCTTTAGCGCATTCAGGTTTAGTTCATGTTTCTTAGAACTACAGAAGCTGGAACTtatctgttatttttccttaatgCCCTATACTCCCACTAGTGGAATGTGGACCATGTGTATAATTTTGTGTAATAGTGCAGGTTAGTGTCCCACTCCACATATTCTGTTTCCTGTATGGATGGAAACCAGACTTGGGACCTTGGAGGCAACTATTTTATTGATTATACATGAAAAATagctggtttttttctcatactATCTGAACTGGAGTATTCTCAGTGCGGGGAGCCTGTCCCTTAAGGACACAACACTGCTGTACTGACCGAAATGCAGGAGTTACAAGTTCCAGTATTTACTTTCAAAACCTTTCCCTACACTACATCTTTCCTGAGAGCCTTCTTTATGCTTCCACTTTCAGGAATTCTTCATTTTTGACTCTGCAGGAAAAgatcttttttctgaaatgctggaGAAACTGGTAAGTCTTACGTAACAGTCCTCTTCTTCCGCAGAAGTGGTTTTGCTTTGAAGATCTGAACTCCCCAGTCTGGCAGATGTAGCAAACTTTGTGTTTAGTGTAAATGGGAGCAATTACCTCAGTTGCCAATGCATCTTGTTCTACCTCTCTAAAATTTGTAGAAGTACTAGAAGAAATACTTTCCAGAGGAATGCAGGCAGATAGTAATTCAGTTTTCTTACAAAAGAAATAGGGATGTTTAACTGAGAATCACTGTGTACTGTTAGTTaaagttatttctgtttcttagaAAAACATGTCTTTTGCTGCTACTCCAACAGTGGGGGTTTCACATGTTATAGTGATGCGTTTGATCCAACAGGACTCGTTCTTGTCCTTGAGCATAATACTgcccttgatttttttccttcatgcatTTGTGTCCTTACCTGTACAGTTCTCTattgtgttttcttattttgagaTGTAGGATCAATTAACTGATGTAACGTTTCATAAGATGGCTAAGTCAACCTAACGGTTCATTGCTCTACAAAAGGCAATTCCACTTTTGCCCTTGCACTAGGTCTGGTTTGCAAGGGACCCTTCTAGAAGCTGGGTCAGCTTCTCAAACTGGAAGAAAACCTTTCtacttttttctgtaagattAATTTTGTGCTAATTCAGCATGAAGAATCAGTTCCCCAAGGATCATATGAGTGTCAGAGCTGATACAAGTAAAGGAGGAGGACTGTGCAGACAGGAATGGGGGAAGAGAGCAAGACCACCTCTTCCAGTGCCAGGTATTCATTTAGTCAGCTCAGCTGAAATGTGAAACCTCAGCCAGGGCATAGGATTCCTGTATAttaggctttttatttttgtcttagcATCTGTGTTTGCAGTACTTACAGACTGGCTGTTGACCACATCAGTTTCATTAGAGCTGACAATGTTCCTTTCTTGCTGTGCAGTGGGAGCAACCCAATGTCCTGTGCCTTGTGTATGATGTCACTAATGAGCAATCTTTCAACAACTGTGCCAAGTGGTTGGAGAAGCTGAGGGCTCAAGCAGCTGGAGTGCACATCCCAGGTAAGAAATGGGTGAGATTCTTGTTAGCTGCTCCCCTCTTGTATGACAGCAGTTGTTCCCACTGAGATGTGGCATAGAGCATTTATTTTAAGCCAGGGGCAGGCATGGCTTCCTCCAACTCATTTGCTTTTATCACAAAGCAGATAAGGCATAAATATGTTTCCTTAGTGGAACCTTTTCTAGGTAGTTGTAGACTGTTCTCCACACCTCCAACTTTTTCAGCTACTTCTACAAATGTTCTAGCATTTATTGCTAACAAGCCAGCATTTCtatgttgttgtttttcctttgtttcatgggtttttttctgtaggtgTCTTAGTGGGAAATAAAACAGACCTGGTTGGTCGTCGAGTTGTGGAGCAGAAACAAGCACAGGAGTGGGCTGAGAAACATGGCCTGGAATACTGTGAGATGTCAGTTGTGAGTATCTGCTCCTTTCACCATCTGTGGAAGTGGGTGTTTGTAAAGTTATCGTCCCTTTCAGGTAAAGAAAGATAATTGGGGGGGCAGTTTTCCACTTGTTTGTCATCTAACTCACCCTCAGTTTTAGTCTGTCTTTTGTAAAGCAGTTAGAGCAGAAATATTCAAATGCTTATTCCATCTGTCATTCACaactttcttatttctttacagaaggaGATGAAAAATTTTGAGGCCCCTTTCCACATGCTGGCAAAGTTATTCCACCAACTGTACAAAGAGAAAGTGGAAACTTTTCATTCACTAGCTTGAGGGCCATGACTGGGATGACTTATTTATCCTCTAAGCTACTTCTAGTGACCAGAATCCTGCAGGATGGAatacagagagaagaaaagagatgagCTATTTGCTTCTTCATGGTCATCTTCTGGTAATTCAAAATAAACTAGAAATAAGGAAGTGGAAAGACACTCTTCTGAAGTTGCTACCTCAGCGTTCCTTTCATGTCCTCTAACTTGGTTCTCTGCTCACTGAAAGTCTGCTAGGTTGGAGGAGGTGGGGAGTAAAGGGGAGGGCAGAATGGAAATTGCCAGCTTTTTGCTTTGATATCGTCTTGTCTCTTGTCTGAACAGACTTCCTGCTGCTACAAGCAAGGATTTAGAGGtttggagaaggagagagaaagctgaCAGGATGTTTTTCAACTTAAGCAACCCAGCCTTGATACGTATGTTGCAGGGCAGGACTGATTTGGCCCTGCCGcttgaaaagcatttttggtAGGAGGCCTATGCCCTAAAATCAATGCATGGAGACTGAGGTGTTTGGGGATCAAGCTGGATTTAGGTGTGTTTCTAGGAGTGCCCAAAGTTTGAAGCCTGTTTTAACAGTGTTACCCTTATCAGTTGTAGGACTGATATGGTGATGACTAGTATGTGTTTCTGACTTCTAGAATCTGGTTCTTTTCTTCAACGTGGCTCACTTTCACTGCCTGGTAGGAACTCTCTTGCATCTGTACTACTGTCACTTGGTAACGCAGTGCCCTCTGCTGGTCCCAGGTCACAAGATTTCTCAAGAAGCTACCTCTCTTGAAGCAAGCAGGACTTCCTACAGGCACATCCAAATTTGCTTATCTGCAAAATGGGGTCAGATAGCAAGAATACCTCTTTTATTCTAGGGATGAGACCAAAATTTTTAACaaattctctttccttcttcatgCATTTGTCATCTTACGTGTTTTTGTGTCATTTTTGTCAGCTGAACTTGGCAATACCATGTTCTCATTAGGTTCAGTTCTCAATCCCTTACTAGAATCAGAGTCCTCTTTGTTGTTAAACTTTCCATGCTTGTCCTTGAATTTCAGATTAAAGACTACAATTCTGATGTCACTAGTGGAAACAGGACTCAGGAAATGAAAGACAACCTGGCTAAGTTACTCTGACTCAGCCATGTCTGACTGGGAGTTTCATATCAGAAAGGGTAAAAGCCTAGAGAGAACTGCTTTTTTGTGTGGGGTAGTGATGTTGCATGTGTGAGAGTCTATTTGCTAACGCAGTATGTGAAAGGATCCATGGTAAGGTACTGCCTTGTAACTGAGCCTAACAGTGAGGAGTTCAAAACTGTaacctttctcttctcccagatTATGTTAGCCTCCCTTGGGTAAGGGAAGTTGAATTTCGTAGAGAGTAAGCACTGACTGATTTTTCAGGCAGGCTTTTCAGGAATCTGTGTTTCAAGACTTTTATATGTGCATTTTATAACCATTTTTATGCCCAATGCTAGGAAAAGTACATTGGATTGCACATAAGAAATATGGCTGCAGATGTTGTAGTTGAGTTTATGAAGCACTTCAAGAATCTGGAGAGGCAGCTGGGCTTATTTCACTGGCAACAGTGTGTTGACGCTGGGAATTAGCTAGGGAGCATGAATACCAGCTAAAGAGGTTAAGTAGGAGCTCAGcccacaagaaaagaaaattaataggTTCTTTTGCTAGAAGCCACctcaaaaaatgacagaaccAGCTGGGAAAGCTCTTGCTTCCTCCAAAGAAGGAAGGACTCCTCCATCGGCTTAGGGTAACTAGAAGACTCACTCTTTTTTGAATTGGATTAGCATTACTGGGGTTTTTATCTTACTTGGGTTGTCTTGTTAATTCTGGGGCGGTGTCTGTTGATTTACATGGGCTGAGTAGAGTCTTGCCTGCAGGTGCTAGTACCTCTGACTAATAAGAATAGAAGTTATTTTGGATGCTGTGCTGATCTAGCTAAAGAACTAAAGAaggtttgttttgatttggtaGCTCATTCCCCCCTGGTTCTATTGATGATGTGATTACAACACAAGACAGATACTTTTTCATATTGAAAATAGCATGCCAGGTGTGTACGCCACCTGTGACGTGGTATGTAGGGGAAATGAACACCTTGGGAATGGGTGATAAAGTAAATCCTGTGCAATCTTTATCCAGGGAGCTCAATCTCTCTGCACCAGGAGGACCTCCCATAACTTCAAATAAACAGTCTAAAGGCACCAGTAAGATGAAGATTGGTGAACactgttttattaaatgaaTGCAAAAGCTGGAGGATCTCATTAAGGGAATGCTTGCAGTGGTGATTTGTGATTTATAGGGAAGCTGCTTTTGAGAGGTtagtgaagaaaaatgcatcCCATGCAGGGAAAGATATATTGCCTGAGAGAGGAAATGTATGATCTAATTAGCTAGCAGTAGGGATTCACCCACTGCCCCTTTCCCTGTTTCCACAGGCCATGACTAGAATTAGAAAAGAGGTTGTGTCTAAAGCATGTTGCTCAACTTGCTTTTTACAGGACTATTTCAAGCACTAATGTAGACACAATTTAATGTCCTTCAAAATGGTATGTTTGACAATAACCATCTCAGACCttccaaatgcattttaaaagcataatatATTGTCCTTCCCGGCTAATGCGCTATATAATACCAGCGTGATGCAGGTGATGCTTGTTGCTATTTTCATAGCTTATTTGTGGCCTTGGTTGTAGAGGCTAGTAGTGAAGAGTGGGTAGAGAATGTGGGAGCCAGATACCGGAAGGCTGTGGAAAAtagttttgtgtctgtgtgaAGGAGTTTAGGGTAGTGAATAGGTGAGCTGGACAAGCAGGATGAGTGAGTCTGAAGCCATTATTAAGTTTCTCTTACTGTGTTCAGTAACTGTTGTGATCACATCTGTAGGGTGAGGATGCTTATAGCCTTAGCATCACTCTGAATTACAGACATCGTGGAGAACAgtgggaggaaggcagaaagCCTGTCTGCTGAACATGAAGCTTATTGTCTCCTTACAGCTTCCCTACTTTGTCTAACTGTGCAGTGCTGGAGGTGCTCAGCATGGGTATTTACAACCCAGAAGAGACCCAGCTCAACCGgaactgaaatttcaaaagaagggggaggaaaCAAACAGGCCTTTAACTGTTTTTCAGAGATACATAGtcctttttcctgcttgcttGTTTGATTAGACAAAAACATTCTTTCCTCCTTGGAGTCCCGCCTTCTTACTTTTCCTTTGGTCGTCATGGTTCTGCTGCACAGAATCCCTGTTATACTTGTGCCCTGCTTTACTTAGCTTGATACATCaccagctgattttttttatccttctaATTTCTGCATTATCTATTCCCAAGGCTGCAAGACATTTCTTCTTAGAGAGATTAatagacaaaagaaaataaaagtggaaTTTTTAGTCAAAATGTCTTGGAAGAAAGAACCTTAAGAAGCTGACTGACATTCTGAATTTTTACTGGGAATTCATTTGTGTAAAGTTGTCATATTAAAGATGCTTTAATGGTCTTGTTTTGTCTCACCAGACATATTCTAATGTGGAGTGAAATGCAGAATGTAAAATTCCAGAAAGATCAGGTTTTATTGTGGGATTTAACAGGAGTTTCAAAGCTGATCATACTGTGATAAGATCTGTTCAGTCTTAATAATGAAGTGGTCACTGCTGTTCATAATAAAGCATTAAATATACTGAAATGG from Gavia stellata isolate bGavSte3 chromosome 4, bGavSte3.hap2, whole genome shotgun sequence harbors:
- the IFT27 gene encoding intraflagellar transport protein 27 homolog isoform X1; amino-acid sequence: MVRLAAKCLLAGDPAVGKTALAQMFRNDGAHFQKNYTLTTGIELLVKAVSVPETSDSVEFFIFDSAGKDLFSEMLEKLWEQPNVLCLVYDVTNEQSFNNCAKWLEKLRAQAAGVHIPGVLVGNKTDLVGRRVVEQKQAQEWAEKHGLEYCEMSVKEMKNFEAPFHMLAKLFHQLYKEKVETFHSLA
- the IFT27 gene encoding intraflagellar transport protein 27 homolog isoform X2, whose protein sequence is MVRLAAKCLLADPAVGKTALAQMFRNDGAHFQKNYTLTTGIELLVKAVSVPETSDSVEFFIFDSAGKDLFSEMLEKLWEQPNVLCLVYDVTNEQSFNNCAKWLEKLRAQAAGVHIPGVLVGNKTDLVGRRVVEQKQAQEWAEKHGLEYCEMSVKEMKNFEAPFHMLAKLFHQLYKEKVETFHSLA